Within the Mycobacterium sp. SMC-4 genome, the region GAGTGACCCAGCTCGTCCAGGCCTTCGCTCCGCTCGGCTTCACTCTCGAACCCGACGGGTCCATACGGACGACCGTCATCGACAACCTCAGTGGCACAGAACTCACTGTGACGCTTCGCAGCTACGTCGACAGAATCAACTCCAGCCCCGACGACGCACCTCTTCAGGTAGGCACGGGAAAGGAACTCGACGAAGCCGCCGCCCGCCACGTTCTGACAGAACTCCTGGGTGACTACCCGGTGTCGGGCAACTTTCCGGTCACGTTGACCAGTGCTTTTACCGCTATCGGCATGGCTACCCCCACGGAGCTGCCCAAGCTCGATCCCGACC harbors:
- a CDS encoding abortive infection family protein; translated protein: MTQLVQAFAPLGFTLEPDGSIRTTVIDNLSGTELTVTLRSYVDRINSSPDDAPLQVGTGKELDEAAARHVLTELLGDYPVSGNFPVTLTSAFTAIGMATPTELPKLDPDPHRAVHQCLFLLATAVNRLRNDAGTGHGRPGPPRKTTELSAAEARLVARATALVAGALLDKLDGG